From a single Miscanthus floridulus cultivar M001 chromosome 8, ASM1932011v1, whole genome shotgun sequence genomic region:
- the LOC136475699 gene encoding putative adagio-like protein 2 isoform X1 encodes MEWGGDAGDEEEEEEEVEIDSLAGGPGFSVAMKGVLSACGIVVSDALEPNFPVIYVNRGFEVATGYHAAEVLGRNCRFLQCRGPFAQSRHPLVDAAVVTEIRRCLEEGLKFNGDVLNFRKDGSPFIARLQLTPMYGYGDGIITHYMGMQFFIDSDVDLGPLPLLLPSPSPSPGSVTVELARSTWIAPGSSSTDEPPASLPEAAGDDAGPTVGEAANVEAASTATVTGGNSCIRFDRRAIALLTDTSPRSDRRVEEEELFGCERECHADKSLATQLRQARAEKRRPRGQERSATASNKRLLGD; translated from the exons ATGGAGTGGGGCGGCGATGCcggcgatgaggaggaggaggaggaggaagtagAGATCGACTCCTTGGCCGGGGGCCCGGGGTTCTCGGTGGCCATGAAGGGCGTGCTGAGCGCCTGCGGCATCGTGGTCTCCGACGCGCTCGAGCCCAATTTCCCCGTCATCTACGTCAACCGCGGGTTCGAGGTCGCCACCGGCTACCACGCCGCGGAGGTGCTCGGGAGGAACTG CCGATTTCTGCAGTGCAGAGGACCATTTGCTCAGAGCAGGCATCCCCTTGTTGACGCAGCAGTTGTTACTGAGATTCGGAGATGTTTAGAGGAAGGGTTAAAGTTCAATGGCGACGTGTTGAATTTTAGAAAAGATGGTTCTCCGTTCATTGCAAGGCTGCAGTTGACGCCCATGTACGGATACGGAGATGGAATAATAACACACTACATGGGCATGCAGTTTTTCATCGATTCTGACGTTGATCTGGGGCCGTTGCCGTTGCTgctgccgtcgccgtcgccgtcgcctggCTCTGTAACAGTGGAACTCGCGAGGTCCACATGGATTGCACCTGGCAGCAGTAGCACTGACGAGCCACCAGCTTCCTTGCCGGAGGCCGCCGGGGATGATGCAGGGCCGACGGTGGGCGAGGCCGCCAACGTGGAGGCGGCGTCGACCGCGACGGTGACCGGAGGAAATTCGTGCATCCGCTTCGATCGTCGGGCGATCGCGTTGCTGACAGACACGAGCCCACGCAGTGACcgtcgagtggaggaggaggagctcttcgGGTGCGAGAGGGAGTGTCATGCTGATAAGTCCCTGGCGACTCAGCTCCGGCAAGCTCGAGCAGAGAAACGACGCCCGCGAGGACAGGAGAGGTCCGCTACCGCCTCCAACAAACGCTTGCTTGGCGACTGA
- the LOC136475699 gene encoding putative adagio-like protein 2 isoform X2, whose protein sequence is MGLSTQRPPSCYPNLGGDHTAWVQAGYQSRFLQCRGPFAQSRHPLVDAAVVTEIRRCLEEGLKFNGDVLNFRKDGSPFIARLQLTPMYGYGDGIITHYMGMQFFIDSDVDLGPLPLLLPSPSPSPGSVTVELARSTWIAPGSSSTDEPPASLPEAAGDDAGPTVGEAANVEAASTATVTGGNSCIRFDRRAIALLTDTSPRSDRRVEEEELFGCERECHADKSLATQLRQARAEKRRPRGQERSATASNKRLLGD, encoded by the exons ATGGGTCTTTCGACACAGCGCCCACCATCGTGCTACCCCAATCTGGGAGGAGATCACACCGCTTGGGTGCAAGCGGGGTATCAAAG CCGATTTCTGCAGTGCAGAGGACCATTTGCTCAGAGCAGGCATCCCCTTGTTGACGCAGCAGTTGTTACTGAGATTCGGAGATGTTTAGAGGAAGGGTTAAAGTTCAATGGCGACGTGTTGAATTTTAGAAAAGATGGTTCTCCGTTCATTGCAAGGCTGCAGTTGACGCCCATGTACGGATACGGAGATGGAATAATAACACACTACATGGGCATGCAGTTTTTCATCGATTCTGACGTTGATCTGGGGCCGTTGCCGTTGCTgctgccgtcgccgtcgccgtcgcctggCTCTGTAACAGTGGAACTCGCGAGGTCCACATGGATTGCACCTGGCAGCAGTAGCACTGACGAGCCACCAGCTTCCTTGCCGGAGGCCGCCGGGGATGATGCAGGGCCGACGGTGGGCGAGGCCGCCAACGTGGAGGCGGCGTCGACCGCGACGGTGACCGGAGGAAATTCGTGCATCCGCTTCGATCGTCGGGCGATCGCGTTGCTGACAGACACGAGCCCACGCAGTGACcgtcgagtggaggaggaggagctcttcgGGTGCGAGAGGGAGTGTCATGCTGATAAGTCCCTGGCGACTCAGCTCCGGCAAGCTCGAGCAGAGAAACGACGCCCGCGAGGACAGGAGAGGTCCGCTACCGCCTCCAACAAACGCTTGCTTGGCGACTGA